One genomic window of Xanthobacter dioxanivorans includes the following:
- a CDS encoding ABC transporter substrate-binding protein encodes MHHRWIALAAGCLSLMAGPASAEFTGGVLRIGVLNDQSGIYADMAGPGSVVAAKIAVEQFGGKIGNVPIEIVTGDHQNKPDVGLNIARQWLDVGGVDMIADIPNSSIALALSGLVKEKNKVAVITTSNSNRLTGDSCSPNHVHWTLDNYSLAKSTGTEVVKSGGTSWFFITADYAFGHDMEREAGQIVKDAGGTVVGSVRHPLSTSDLSSFLVQAQGSGAKVIGLANAGSDFTNAMKQAAEFGITQSGQRIAGLAVYLTDVRSLGLSSGQGIYLSEPFYWDLNDDTRAFAKAFGERHGGAMPTSFQAGVYSGVLHYLKAVAAVGGDADGRAIVAKMKELPTDDLAFGKGYVRVDGRKIHPMYLFRVKAPGQSKGTWDLYEKKGETPGDQAFKPLNGGGCSLVPQN; translated from the coding sequence ATGCATCACAGATGGATCGCGCTGGCCGCAGGCTGCTTGTCGTTGATGGCGGGCCCCGCATCGGCCGAGTTCACCGGAGGCGTGCTGCGCATCGGTGTGCTCAACGATCAGTCGGGCATCTACGCCGACATGGCGGGGCCGGGCTCGGTGGTGGCCGCGAAGATCGCGGTGGAGCAGTTCGGCGGCAAGATCGGCAATGTGCCGATCGAGATCGTCACCGGCGATCACCAGAACAAGCCGGACGTGGGCCTGAACATCGCGCGGCAATGGCTCGATGTCGGCGGCGTCGACATGATCGCGGACATTCCCAATTCCTCCATCGCCCTCGCCCTCTCGGGCCTGGTGAAGGAGAAGAACAAGGTCGCGGTCATCACCACCTCGAACAGCAACCGCCTGACCGGCGATTCCTGCTCGCCCAACCACGTGCACTGGACGCTGGACAATTACAGCCTGGCCAAGAGCACGGGCACCGAGGTGGTGAAATCGGGAGGAACGAGCTGGTTCTTCATCACCGCCGACTACGCCTTCGGGCACGATATGGAGCGCGAGGCCGGGCAGATCGTGAAGGATGCCGGCGGCACCGTGGTCGGCTCCGTGAGGCACCCTCTCAGCACGTCCGACCTCTCCTCCTTCCTGGTGCAGGCCCAGGGCTCGGGCGCGAAGGTCATCGGCCTCGCCAATGCCGGAAGCGATTTCACCAATGCGATGAAGCAGGCGGCCGAATTCGGAATCACCCAAAGCGGGCAGCGGATCGCCGGGCTCGCGGTCTACCTGACCGACGTGCGCTCCCTCGGTCTTTCCAGCGGGCAGGGGATCTATCTGAGCGAGCCCTTCTACTGGGACCTCAACGATGACACCCGCGCGTTCGCCAAGGCGTTCGGCGAGCGCCACGGGGGCGCCATGCCGACCTCCTTTCAGGCCGGGGTCTATTCCGGCGTCCTGCATTATCTCAAGGCCGTCGCCGCGGTGGGCGGGGATGCCGACGGGCGCGCCATCGTCGCCAAGATGAAGGAGCTGCCGACCGACGACCTCGCCTTCGGCAAGGGCTATGTGCGGGTCGACGGCCGCAAGATCCATCCCATGTACCTGTTCCGCGTCAAGGCGCCGGGCCAGTCCAAGGGCACGTGGGATCTCTATGAGAAGAAGGGGGAAACCCCCGGGGACCAGGCCTTCAAGCCGCTCAATGGCGGCGGTTGCAGCCTCGTGCCGCAGAACTGA
- a CDS encoding cupin domain-containing protein — MVATTPFLEGEDKLGPMESRYVNVESLPWKPTPTKGIDMKILLIDEETGLMTALFRWEPGTVLPRHEHVEVEQTFVLEGSIVDAEGEALAGNYVWRPPGNQHVARSPNGALVISMFLRPNKFLDGDLAGQELK; from the coding sequence ATGGTTGCGACGACCCCTTTCCTGGAGGGCGAGGACAAGCTCGGCCCCATGGAATCCCGCTATGTGAACGTGGAAAGCCTGCCCTGGAAGCCAACCCCGACCAAGGGGATCGACATGAAGATCCTCCTGATCGACGAGGAGACGGGCCTGATGACCGCGCTCTTCCGCTGGGAGCCCGGCACCGTCCTGCCACGCCACGAGCACGTGGAGGTGGAGCAGACGTTCGTGCTCGAGGGCAGCATCGTCGACGCCGAGGGCGAGGCGCTGGCGGGCAACTATGTCTGGCGGCCGCCGGGCAACCAGCACGTCGCCCGCTCGCCAAACGGAGCGCTGGTGATCTCCATGTTCCTGCGGCCCAACAAGTTCCTTGACGGCGATCTGGCCGGGCAGGAGCTGAAGTAG
- a CDS encoding fumarylacetoacetate hydrolase family protein — protein MRIVHFEHGGRQLFGSRTPEGLRTFQGPASVSWDVLARALASREPLPVTGPVIPDGEARVLPPVPRPGKIVCIGLNYADHAREGGHPLPTYPAVFLRTATSITGHGQPLVCPPVSQQFDYEAELALVVGRRAHRVRAGDALSCVAGYTCFNDGSLRDYQRKSGQWTMGKNFDRSGALGPDLVTPDELPEGVGDLRITARLNGRTLQDGRTRDMIFSVPELIEIVSEVMTLEPGDVIATGTPAGVGFARTPPAFMAPGDVCEIEIEGIGVLRNVVASEEAAAPRQLKSKEAMQ, from the coding sequence ATGCGCATCGTTCATTTCGAGCATGGTGGCCGCCAGCTGTTCGGGTCGCGGACGCCGGAGGGCCTGCGGACCTTCCAGGGGCCCGCATCGGTCTCCTGGGACGTCCTCGCCCGCGCGCTGGCCTCCCGGGAGCCGCTGCCGGTCACCGGCCCGGTCATCCCGGACGGGGAGGCGCGCGTGCTGCCGCCGGTGCCGCGGCCCGGCAAGATCGTCTGTATCGGGCTGAACTACGCCGACCACGCCAGGGAGGGCGGGCACCCTCTGCCGACCTATCCGGCGGTGTTCCTGCGCACCGCCACCTCCATCACCGGCCACGGCCAGCCCCTGGTATGCCCGCCGGTCTCGCAACAGTTCGACTACGAGGCCGAGCTCGCCCTGGTCGTTGGGCGGCGGGCGCATCGCGTGCGCGCGGGCGACGCCCTGTCCTGCGTGGCTGGGTACACCTGCTTCAATGACGGCTCCCTGCGCGACTACCAGCGCAAATCGGGGCAGTGGACCATGGGCAAGAACTTCGACCGCTCCGGCGCCCTCGGGCCGGACCTCGTGACCCCGGACGAACTGCCCGAGGGGGTCGGCGACCTGCGGATCACTGCCCGCCTCAATGGCCGCACGCTCCAGGACGGTCGCACCCGCGACATGATCTTCAGCGTTCCGGAGCTGATCGAGATCGTCAGCGAGGTGATGACCCTGGAGCCCGGCGACGTGATCGCCACCGGCACGCCGGCGGGGGTCGGCTTCGCGCGCACGCCGCCGGCCTTCATGGCGCCGGGCGACGTCTGCGAGATCGAGATCGAGGGCATCGGCGTGCTGCGCAACGTCGTGGCGAGCGAAGAGGCGGCGGCGCCCCGTCAATTGAAGAGCAAAGAGGCCATGCAATGA
- a CDS encoding NIPSNAP family protein, translating into MIVEERIYVLHTHASMKEYLNIYSTEGLPVQKEILGGFLGYFTTEIGVQNQLVHLWAYDDLEERRKRREKLAEQPAWQSCLLKIRPMIMTMENRILIPTAFSPLPGSVLGAST; encoded by the coding sequence ATGATCGTCGAGGAACGTATCTACGTCCTGCATACACACGCCAGCATGAAGGAATACCTCAATATCTATTCCACCGAGGGGTTGCCGGTGCAGAAGGAGATCCTCGGCGGTTTTCTCGGCTATTTCACCACCGAGATCGGCGTGCAGAACCAGCTGGTCCACCTCTGGGCCTACGATGACCTGGAGGAGCGCCGCAAGCGGCGGGAAAAGCTCGCCGAGCAGCCGGCATGGCAGTCCTGCCTGCTGAAGATCCGCCCCATGATCATGACCATGGAGAACCGGATCCTCATTCCGACGGCGTTTTCCCCGCTGCCCGGATCGGTGCTGGGCGCCTCGACCTGA
- a CDS encoding ABC transporter substrate-binding protein, producing MARKGWLACAGTAFAASLALGGAAHAQAPVKVGVVEGLSGPPAIVDFGESYLQGIKLALEDYKANGGKTPIELVIYDDEANPQRAVSVVQRLIQNDGVVGVIGTVSSGNVMAFAPLLQRAGVPLIAGPSAATDITAKFIDQKPSYIFRCSMIEKYQIDAIINWAVKNFKKIGLLHSTTGYGNFAAQEATAGLKARGVELAAVEAAAPGVNDLTPQMIKMRDAGVDLILHFHESFELPYRPLPRLDYKPTFAGNWGLSSLKVKDIVGVDAIQGTAMGQALDLSNPKAKAFNTRMTEKYGKEYRWPVVAALGYDAGQIMFKAVDQVGKSDPAKLREAIENIDGIVAVSATPPKPFGANDHECLGQDDIFLGIWKGDTVVPAPK from the coding sequence ATGGCACGGAAGGGATGGCTCGCGTGTGCGGGCACGGCGTTCGCGGCGTCGCTTGCGCTCGGGGGCGCGGCGCACGCACAGGCGCCGGTCAAGGTCGGCGTGGTGGAGGGCCTCAGCGGCCCGCCGGCGATCGTGGACTTCGGCGAGAGCTACCTGCAGGGCATCAAGCTCGCCCTGGAGGACTACAAGGCGAATGGCGGCAAGACCCCCATCGAGCTCGTGATCTATGACGACGAGGCCAATCCCCAGCGCGCGGTCTCGGTGGTGCAGCGCCTCATCCAGAACGACGGCGTCGTCGGGGTGATCGGTACCGTTTCCTCCGGCAATGTGATGGCTTTTGCGCCCCTGCTCCAGCGCGCCGGGGTGCCGCTCATCGCCGGACCTTCCGCGGCGACCGACATCACCGCCAAGTTCATCGACCAGAAGCCGAGCTACATCTTCCGCTGTTCGATGATTGAAAAGTATCAGATCGACGCCATCATCAACTGGGCGGTGAAGAACTTCAAGAAGATCGGCCTCCTGCACTCCACCACGGGCTATGGCAATTTCGCCGCCCAGGAGGCGACCGCCGGCCTGAAGGCGCGGGGCGTCGAACTCGCGGCGGTGGAAGCCGCCGCGCCCGGCGTGAACGACCTCACGCCGCAGATGATCAAGATGCGCGATGCCGGCGTGGATCTCATCCTGCACTTCCACGAATCCTTCGAGCTTCCGTACCGGCCGCTGCCGCGTCTCGACTACAAGCCGACTTTCGCAGGCAATTGGGGCCTGTCCTCGCTCAAGGTGAAGGACATCGTCGGCGTGGACGCGATCCAGGGCACGGCCATGGGCCAGGCGCTGGACCTGTCCAACCCCAAGGCGAAGGCGTTCAACACCCGCATGACCGAGAAGTACGGCAAGGAGTATCGCTGGCCGGTGGTCGCCGCGCTCGGCTATGACGCCGGGCAGATCATGTTCAAGGCGGTGGACCAGGTGGGCAAGTCCGATCCGGCGAAGCTGCGCGAGGCCATCGAGAATATCGACGGCATCGTCGCGGTCTCGGCCACGCCGCCAAAGCCCTTCGGCGCCAACGACCACGAGTGCCTCGGCCAGGACGACATCTTCCTCGGCATCTGGAAGGGCGACACGGTGGTGCCTGCGCCCAAGTAG
- a CDS encoding TetR/AcrR family transcriptional regulator, with amino-acid sequence MNDTSTGASSRAPSSGRAAFDRDEQRRRKREAVLRVAASAFNRRGFANTSMDDVASVLGVSKPTLYQYFKSKQELLYACHQVAMDNGEAGLALAAVHRGTGLEKLIIYLRRYMEGIFGDLGNCPVLTDVDSLTPDDRATVVARRKRISHATKDLIALGVADGSITPCDPKLASLFALGVVNWIPAWYRDTGPNAPEEIMESFAALLTSGLAARPATRRKRPNGPHAPEGRDAKVRGGARPPRT; translated from the coding sequence ATGAATGACACTTCCACCGGCGCCTCGTCCCGCGCCCCATCGTCGGGGCGGGCGGCCTTCGACCGCGACGAGCAGCGCCGCCGCAAGCGCGAGGCGGTGCTGCGCGTCGCTGCGTCCGCGTTCAACCGCCGCGGCTTCGCCAACACCTCGATGGACGATGTGGCGTCCGTGCTGGGCGTGTCGAAGCCCACGCTCTACCAGTATTTCAAGAGCAAGCAGGAACTGCTCTACGCCTGCCACCAGGTGGCCATGGACAACGGCGAGGCCGGGCTCGCGCTCGCCGCCGTCCACCGGGGAACGGGCCTTGAGAAGCTGATCATCTACCTGCGCCGCTACATGGAGGGCATCTTCGGCGACCTCGGCAACTGTCCGGTGCTCACCGACGTCGATTCGCTCACTCCGGACGATCGCGCGACGGTGGTCGCCCGGCGCAAGCGCATCAGCCATGCCACCAAGGACCTGATCGCGCTCGGCGTGGCGGACGGCTCCATCACGCCGTGCGATCCCAAGCTCGCCAGCCTCTTCGCCCTCGGCGTGGTGAACTGGATCCCGGCCTGGTACCGCGACACGGGCCCCAACGCGCCGGAGGAGATCATGGAGAGCTTCGCCGCCCTGCTCACGTCCGGCCTCGCCGCCCGCCCGGCGACGCGGCGCAAGCGCCCGAATGGGCCGCATGCGCCCGAAGGCCGCGACGCCAAGGTCCGGGGTGGAGCAAGGCCTCCCCGGACCTGA
- a CDS encoding AMP-binding protein translates to MSIATLILQAARRLPDNPAVTDVHGTTTYATFADRAARMAGGLRARGIPPGGRVVLYMENTGAFFESLLACWIAGLCAVPVNAKLHPREVAGIAADAGAELLFTTPGLADAMAAEAQGVAGLREMVCAGTAGYARLAAADPIDPPDAAPDTLAWLFYTSGTTGKPKGAMLSHRNLLAMSLAYYADIDPVDERDTHIACAPVSHGAGLYALPFLLKGGHQIVLPGFDVEDVLDALTRYENVSLFAAPTMLTRLINHPATLTADLANLKTIYYGGAPMYVADLKQALRMLGPKLCQIYGQGESPMTITALPKGLHVDAAGHPAAEEVLASCGFPRSGQEVRVVDQEGRDLPPGEVGEVITRGDCVMGGYWNNSAGTAAALRGGWLYTGDVGSLDARGYLVLRDRSKDLIISGGSNIYPREVEEVLLRHEGVLEVSVIGAPHPDWGEEVVAFVVSRPGARVDAGALDQLCLDNIARFKRPKRYRFEDVLPKNNYGKILKTELRRRLADEAGGVS, encoded by the coding sequence ATGAGCATCGCCACGCTCATCCTGCAGGCCGCGCGACGCCTGCCGGACAACCCGGCCGTGACCGATGTGCACGGTACCACCACCTATGCGACCTTCGCCGACCGCGCCGCCCGCATGGCTGGCGGGTTGCGGGCGCGGGGCATCCCGCCCGGCGGGCGGGTGGTGCTCTACATGGAGAATACGGGCGCCTTCTTCGAGAGCCTCCTCGCCTGCTGGATCGCCGGCCTCTGCGCCGTGCCGGTCAACGCCAAGCTTCATCCGCGCGAGGTCGCGGGCATCGCCGCCGACGCGGGCGCGGAACTCCTTTTCACCACGCCCGGCCTCGCCGATGCCATGGCGGCGGAAGCGCAGGGCGTGGCCGGCCTGCGCGAGATGGTCTGCGCCGGCACGGCCGGTTATGCGCGCCTCGCGGCGGCCGATCCCATCGACCCGCCCGACGCGGCGCCCGATACGCTGGCCTGGCTTTTCTATACTTCCGGAACCACCGGCAAGCCGAAGGGCGCGATGCTCAGCCATCGCAACCTCCTCGCCATGTCGCTCGCTTATTATGCCGACATCGACCCGGTCGATGAGCGCGACACCCATATCGCCTGCGCCCCGGTGTCCCACGGCGCAGGGCTGTATGCGCTGCCCTTCCTGCTCAAGGGCGGACACCAGATCGTCCTGCCCGGCTTCGATGTGGAAGACGTGCTGGATGCGCTCACGCGCTACGAGAACGTGAGCCTGTTCGCCGCCCCGACCATGCTGACGCGCCTCATCAACCACCCGGCCACGCTGACCGCGGACCTCGCCAACCTGAAGACCATCTATTACGGCGGCGCGCCCATGTACGTCGCCGACCTCAAGCAGGCCCTGCGCATGCTGGGGCCGAAGCTCTGCCAGATCTACGGCCAGGGAGAATCCCCCATGACCATCACCGCCCTGCCCAAGGGCCTCCACGTGGACGCCGCCGGCCACCCGGCCGCCGAGGAGGTCCTGGCGTCCTGCGGCTTCCCGCGCTCGGGCCAGGAGGTGCGCGTGGTGGATCAGGAGGGCCGCGACCTTCCCCCCGGCGAGGTGGGCGAGGTCATCACCCGCGGCGATTGCGTGATGGGCGGCTACTGGAACAACTCCGCGGGCACCGCCGCGGCGCTGCGCGGCGGCTGGCTCTATACCGGCGACGTGGGCAGCCTCGATGCGCGTGGCTACCTGGTCCTGCGCGACCGCTCCAAGGACCTCATCATCTCCGGCGGCAGCAACATCTATCCGCGCGAGGTGGAGGAGGTGCTGCTGCGCCACGAGGGGGTGCTGGAAGTCTCGGTCATCGGCGCGCCTCACCCCGACTGGGGCGAGGAGGTGGTCGCCTTCGTGGTGAGCCGTCCGGGCGCGCGCGTCGACGCCGGCGCCCTCGACCAGCTGTGCCTCGACAACATCGCCCGCTTCAAGCGGCCCAAGCGCTACCGGTTCGAGGATGTCCTGCCGAAGAACAACTACGGGAAGATCCTCAAGACCGAGCTGCGCCGCCGCCTCGCGGATGAAGCAGGAGGCGTGTCATGA
- a CDS encoding thiolase C-terminal domain-containing protein: MRSVFVAGVGSTAFGRHPDIAIEALAVRAADAAIRESGLDRAEVGALYLGNFVAGPLLGQEVLAGLVADGLGLPQIPCTKVEGACASGGIAFRHAYLAVATGMCDVALAVGAEKMTHADTAAVTSALNCAMDFRSDGVSGLTFPGLFGLAWRLYEERYGATRDQISEVVRKNKGNGLRNPLAQMGADLSRAEIGEARLICDPLRLYDCCPASDGAAAVLLVAADRLADVVPQPVEVIASAQARGSARIAGHPDLCTFEATVAAAQGAYRQAGIDPAEVSFVELHDCFSIAEIIDSEDLGLIPRGQGAAYAAEGRTAVRGDRPINASGGLLAKGHPVGATGLGQIYESVLQLRGTHPNQVKGATIGLTHNLGGTGVACTVNILRATDA; encoded by the coding sequence ATGAGGTCCGTATTCGTCGCCGGCGTCGGCTCCACCGCCTTCGGGCGCCATCCGGACATCGCCATCGAGGCCCTCGCCGTGCGCGCGGCGGACGCGGCGATCCGCGAATCCGGGCTGGACCGGGCCGAGGTCGGGGCGCTCTATCTGGGCAACTTCGTCGCCGGCCCCCTGCTTGGCCAGGAAGTGCTGGCGGGGCTGGTGGCGGACGGCCTCGGCCTGCCGCAGATCCCCTGCACCAAGGTGGAGGGGGCGTGCGCCTCCGGCGGCATCGCCTTCCGCCACGCCTATCTCGCCGTCGCCACCGGAATGTGCGACGTGGCCCTCGCGGTCGGCGCGGAAAAGATGACCCATGCCGACACCGCGGCCGTCACCTCGGCGCTCAACTGCGCCATGGACTTCCGCAGCGACGGGGTGAGCGGGCTCACCTTCCCCGGCCTGTTCGGCCTCGCCTGGCGCCTCTACGAGGAGCGCTACGGCGCGACGCGCGACCAGATCTCCGAGGTGGTGCGGAAGAACAAGGGCAACGGCCTGCGCAATCCCCTCGCCCAGATGGGGGCGGACCTGAGCCGGGCGGAGATCGGCGAGGCGCGGCTCATCTGCGATCCCCTGCGCCTCTATGACTGCTGCCCGGCGAGCGACGGGGCCGCCGCGGTGCTGCTGGTGGCCGCCGATCGGCTCGCCGACGTGGTCCCGCAGCCGGTGGAGGTGATCGCCTCGGCCCAGGCCCGCGGCAGCGCGCGCATCGCCGGGCATCCGGACCTGTGCACCTTCGAGGCGACGGTCGCCGCGGCGCAGGGTGCCTACCGCCAGGCCGGCATCGACCCCGCCGAGGTGAGCTTCGTGGAACTGCACGACTGCTTCTCCATCGCCGAGATCATCGACAGCGAGGACCTCGGGCTCATCCCGCGCGGCCAGGGCGCCGCCTACGCCGCCGAAGGGCGCACCGCGGTGCGCGGCGACCGGCCGATCAACGCCAGCGGCGGGCTCCTCGCCAAGGGCCATCCGGTGGGCGCGACGGGGCTCGGGCAGATCTACGAGAGCGTGCTGCAACTGCGCGGCACCCACCCCAACCAGGTGAAGGGCGCCACCATCGGCCTCACCCACAATCTCGGCGGAACCGGCGTCGCCTGCACCGTGAACATCCTGCGCGCCACGGATGCTTGA
- a CDS encoding enoyl-CoA hydratase/isomerase family protein translates to MGDIRCDRHGKVWLITIDRPAHMNSLDFAANDELVEVWRAYERDDDAHVAVVTGAGDRAFCAGADLKTYTVNFARSPAPEFRTRYTNGPGFGGITRNMEMDKPILAAVNGFAISGGFELALACDIRFCAPNAEFALQDAKWGFHACDGGLIRLPQIVGLGHAMEIILSGERVNAEHALRIGLVNRIVPAEDLVAVTLDYAQMLAKRSPLSHRFAKEVMRRAVGLPLAEALRLESRSFYDLGQTEDIVEGTTAFREKREADFKGR, encoded by the coding sequence ATGGGCGACATTCGCTGCGACCGCCACGGCAAGGTCTGGCTGATCACCATCGACCGGCCGGCCCACATGAACTCCCTCGACTTCGCCGCCAACGATGAGCTGGTGGAGGTCTGGCGCGCCTATGAGCGCGACGACGACGCCCACGTGGCGGTCGTCACCGGCGCGGGGGACAGGGCGTTCTGCGCCGGCGCGGACCTGAAGACCTACACGGTGAACTTCGCCCGCTCGCCGGCGCCGGAGTTTCGCACCCGCTACACCAACGGGCCGGGCTTCGGCGGCATCACCCGCAACATGGAGATGGACAAGCCGATCCTCGCCGCGGTGAACGGCTTCGCCATTTCCGGCGGCTTCGAGCTGGCGCTCGCCTGCGACATCCGCTTCTGCGCGCCGAACGCGGAATTCGCCCTGCAGGACGCCAAATGGGGCTTCCACGCCTGCGACGGCGGCCTCATCCGCCTGCCGCAGATCGTCGGCCTCGGCCACGCCATGGAGATCATCCTCTCGGGTGAGCGCGTCAATGCCGAGCACGCGCTGCGGATCGGCCTCGTCAACCGCATCGTGCCGGCGGAGGATCTCGTCGCGGTCACGCTCGACTATGCGCAGATGCTGGCGAAGCGCTCGCCCCTCTCCCACCGCTTCGCCAAGGAGGTGATGCGCCGGGCGGTGGGCCTGCCACTGGCCGAGGCGCTGCGCCTCGAGTCGCGCTCCTTCTACGATCTCGGCCAGACCGAGGACATCGTGGAAGGCACCACGGCCTTTCGCGAGAAGCGCGAGGCCGATTTCAAGGGCCGCTGA
- a CDS encoding Zn-ribbon domain-containing OB-fold protein: MSSNASPPPAVEILRCADCGRFDPGPRELCPACHSSNMVPCAVSGDGVLVSWTLVRRPPTRFKSHGPYAVAVVDLDCGVRFTGRLAEVPQDEADAPRLGGRMRFAGGTDGIAFFAPDPGRR; this comes from the coding sequence ATGTCGTCCAACGCCTCACCTCCGCCCGCCGTGGAAATCCTGCGCTGCGCCGATTGCGGCCGCTTCGATCCCGGCCCGCGGGAGCTCTGCCCCGCATGCCACAGCTCGAACATGGTGCCCTGCGCCGTCTCGGGGGACGGCGTGCTCGTCTCCTGGACCCTGGTGCGGCGCCCGCCCACGCGCTTCAAGTCCCACGGGCCCTATGCGGTGGCGGTGGTGGACCTCGACTGCGGCGTGCGCTTCACTGGCCGGCTCGCCGAGGTGCCGCAGGACGAGGCCGATGCGCCTCGGCTCGGCGGGCGCATGCGCTTTGCCGGCGGCACGGACGGGATCGCCTTCTTCGCGCCCGACCCCGGGCGTCGCTGA
- a CDS encoding branched-chain amino acid ABC transporter permease — protein sequence MTLVNIFQLLVSGITMGAIYTLTAKGLFITHLATHRLNFGQGDFLMVGAFASIGMLAAGVPAPLAVIGVLVLMGVLGYLLERLAIRPLDRLGDRAGAYSWVLTTAGVALILQNVVELIWGKSAQYAPPLFSKTRDNVINILGIGIFFEEAAIIVTAFVVVGAFYWFLFGSRWGKAVYAVAFNPEAAALFGIDVRGVVVLVFVLAALMAGISGVLVGPLVSVHPHMGLIFTIKALAVAAVGGFTNPIGILAGGLMFGVAEAFSNYWDSAFGDLYPLLFVLALLAVRPSGLFGERRADVR from the coding sequence GTGACCCTCGTCAACATCTTCCAGCTGCTGGTGAGCGGCATCACCATGGGCGCGATCTACACGCTGACGGCCAAGGGCCTGTTCATCACCCACCTGGCCACCCACCGGCTGAACTTCGGCCAGGGCGACTTCCTCATGGTCGGCGCCTTCGCGTCCATCGGCATGCTCGCCGCCGGCGTGCCCGCGCCGCTCGCCGTGATTGGCGTGCTGGTGCTCATGGGCGTGCTCGGCTATCTGCTGGAACGCCTCGCCATCCGCCCCCTGGACCGCCTCGGCGACCGCGCCGGCGCCTATTCCTGGGTGCTCACCACGGCGGGGGTGGCGCTGATCCTGCAGAACGTGGTCGAGCTCATCTGGGGCAAGTCGGCGCAATACGCCCCGCCGCTGTTCTCCAAGACGCGCGACAACGTCATCAACATCCTCGGCATCGGCATCTTCTTCGAGGAGGCGGCCATCATCGTCACCGCCTTCGTGGTGGTGGGCGCCTTCTACTGGTTCCTGTTCGGCTCGCGCTGGGGCAAGGCGGTCTATGCGGTGGCGTTCAATCCCGAGGCGGCGGCGCTGTTCGGCATCGACGTGCGCGGCGTGGTGGTGCTGGTGTTCGTCCTCGCCGCGCTGATGGCCGGGATCTCCGGCGTCCTGGTCGGGCCGCTGGTGTCGGTCCATCCACACATGGGGCTCATCTTCACCATCAAGGCGCTGGCGGTGGCGGCCGTGGGCGGCTTCACCAATCCCATCGGCATCCTCGCCGGCGGGCTCATGTTCGGCGTCGCGGAAGCCTTCTCCAACTATTGGGACAGCGCCTTCGGCGATCTCTATCCACTCCTGTTCGTGCTGGCCCTGCTCGCGGTGCGCCCCTCGGGGCTGTTCGGCGAACGCCGCGCCGACGTGCGCTGA